The Silene latifolia isolate original U9 population chromosome Y, ASM4854445v1, whole genome shotgun sequence sequence TTGGTTAATTTCAAATTTCCAACTACTCGTTGTATCATTCCGCGAGTATTTACttaatttgtaaaaaaaattgAATGATTATGTGGACCCATTCCGTGTAAATATTTTTCTTACATGCTGCACTCAACtataaaaaaaattagggttaaccGGTTTCACGAAAATTAGGGTTAACCCCTGCCACACCACTACACCACTGTAATCCGATATTCTTACCTGCTGCACTCAACTATAATCATTCTCATTGTTTCACAGAAATTATATACATACTTTTCTCGGTGTTTATTTATAAAAAATATTCCAGGACTTTCACTGTCCCTGGGTCTGACCATTATTTTAATACAAACCATTATTCTATTCTTAGCGGTGTAATATGCTGGGCATGGATCGAAATTGGATGTATGGGAAACGAGATTTCTATTTTCTTAAACGGCTTGATGAATTTATCAGCCATGCTGTTGCACATCAAAAACAACATGGGGATGAGGAGCATCTCATTTGTCCGTGTAGTGTATGTAAGAACCGGAAAAAGGTAAGTTGTGCAAAGGAATTGCGGAATCATTTGGCAATGAAGGGGTTTAAACCTGATTATCATGTGTGGATATGGCATGGAGAGAAAGAATATGACATGCAAGGTACCTCAAATGCTTTAAATCAGGGGACCAAGTTTGATAATGTGGATGAATTTGAGATGCATGGTTTGGATTTTAATGACATTGCGATTAATGTGGACAATGATAACGATGATAGTCAAGATAAGGACAACAACGTAGAGGGTGAGAATATTGATAGAATGATGGAtgatttagaaagagattttaTAGAATGTCCAGAAATTTTCCAGAGGGTAGTTGATGATTCTAAGAAACCGTTATATCCGGGTTGCTCCAAATTCACTCGTTTATCAGCTGTGTTGAAATTGTATACCTTGAAAGCGGCGAATGgatggagtgataagagtttcaCCGCTATACTGAAACTTTTATCAGAAATGTTGCCAAAAGATAATGAGCTTCCAGTTAATACTTATTGATGTAAGAAAGTGTTGTGTCCATTGGCTACGAGTTACAAAAAAATCCATGCTTGCCCAAATGACTGCATTTTGTTCTGGAAAGATTATAGTGACTTAGATGAGTATCCACGATGTAAAGCAGCGAGGTACAAGATCAAAGCAGGAGATAAGAAGAAAGGGAGCCCGATCAAGACCTTATGCTATTTGCCAATTATACCAAGGTTTATTCGGTTTTTTGCAAATCCAAAAGATGCAGAATATATAGTGaggcatcacgaagagagaaataAAGATGGTAAACTACAACATGTGGCTGATGCACCCCAATGGAGAACAATTGATAGAACCTTTCCAGACTTTGGTGGAGAGCCTAGGAATTTAAGACTAGGGCTTTGTACCGATGAAATTAATCCTTTCGGGACTCTTAGTACCCAACATAGCAGTTGGCCAGTAATGCTAATAATTTATAATTTGCCTCCTTGGCTTACAACAAAGAGTAAATACATTTTACTTACGCTCCTAATATCGGGTCCTAAACAACCTGGTAATGACATAGACGTTTATTTGGCTCCACTAATAGATGACTTGAAATTGTTATGGAATGTTGGTGTGCGGGTGCTTGATGCAGCTAGCGGCTCACACTTTCAAATGCGTGCTATGCTATATTGTACAATTAATGATTTCTCGGCTTATAGAAACCTTTCTGGTTATAGGCTGAAGACTGACAAGGGGTGCCCCGTAtgtggtcatgacactgaaacattcATTTGGTTAGAGAAATCAAACTTTGTGGCCCGGTCTTCCTCAGAAACATGTGGGCTATAGAGCGAGAGATGGGGACGTATAAGAGGCGAGTGAAGAATCGGTATCGACCTGAGGTTAGCATTGTTGAAGCAACTGTTGCTTGTGAGACACTTGGATTCTGCCAAGATTACTTGAGCAGTGTGCAATCTATCGGACTCTCTACCTCTAGGCACGAAGGACAATTTCAAGGAAGGGTACTTTGGGAAAAAAGTTTATTACAGTTGACCGTGCTTGTTTTGATAAGGCACATATGTATGTTTTGCAACATATGACTGAAGTTCATCCATATTTAATTGATCATTTTGCCTTAATAAAAAGACAAAATCCacataaaagtgaagcttggTTGGTAAGTGAACACAATCAGACATTTGTACAATGGTGTAAAGAAAAGGTGATGACAGAGTGCTCAGACACAACATGTGACCTAAGTGAGAACTTAAGATGGTTAGCATATGGTCCCAAGCTCACCATCATATCTTATGAAGGGTATAATATATTTAGGTTCTGCTTTTATACAAGTCGTCAGGATGCGAAAAGTACGATGCAAAATAGCGGCGTTATAGTTATGGCATCGTCAGTTGAATATGTAGGAAAGGGTAAACAACCTGTAGATGTAACAAAGCCTTATTATGGGGTAATTGAAGACATATGGGAGCTTGATTATCATGATTTTTCAGTACCCTTATTTCGATGTAAGTGGGCCGATTGTGATAAGGGAGTTCATATTAATGATATGGGTTTCACTTTAGTAGATTTCAATTTTCTAGGTCACAAAGACGGCCTCTATATCCTAGCATCTCAAGCAAAGCAAATTTTCTATATTGAGGATCCTGTAGACAAGAAACGGTCAGTTGTTCGTAATGGTAAAAGACGCATTCTTGGCGTAGATGGTGTTGTTGATGAAGAAGAGTATGATCAAGTTGATGAACTTTCTCCTTTTTCGACCACATGTCAAAACTTGCAAGTACTGCGGGACGAAGTCTATGTGCGAGATGACCATGATGAGGGATTATGGTTTGATAACTCCAAATAAAAAATAACATCCTTTGTTGATTTCTAAAATAGTTTGTAGACGATTATGTCATTATGTCATTTGCGTTGTTGATGTATAATTATTTGAATAGAAATTTGTTATATGAAGTAATGCTATCAGctaatatttcacaaatttttgctctatttctttttatttttatttttaaatgtcattatttgCATTAATGAATCGAGTAGAAGCATAGAAGAAGACTACAtctgtttttgtttttcatcATCCTTGACTAATTGATGACCCGTTTATCTTTAtgttcattttcttaattttttaaTTAGGCTGCTATTTGAATCTCCAATGCTACTCCCATTTATGTATGAGGttatttttcttcatttattcatactaactttttttaattaaattcagGTCCACAATATGAGTGCAAATGGAGATAAAGATTCACGTCCAAAAAACAAGACGAGGGGTCCGTCAACGGGACAAACTTTTGAAGAGATTCTTAGTAATACAGTTAATACAGCAGACCAaacaaaaaatgagaaaaatagaGAAACTGTATATTGATTTTAATGAGCTTGGTCAGCCTTATGGACGGTGGTTGAAGAAATTTAGGTCTGATATGGGAAAGTTGGCGCGAAATATCAGGATCATTAAAAGTTGGAAAGATGTAACAAATGGCGAGAGAAATACAATGTGGCGTTGCGCGAAGGTAGTAAATTATTAGCATTATGATTATTTGAATTAAAAAAATTGTATTAGATCATTAGTAGCATTATCTTTGTTTTTTTTCCCAGAAAACATGAAATTTAGAGGATGACAAAAAGAAGTATATTTTAAGGGTTGTGCGTAATAGATTTAAGGATTGGAAGACTAGGATGACAAGCACCTACATTTTCCCTAAAGAAAAGTCTGGTGATGGAGAAGAAACAGATGTGGAAGAAAAGTCCTCGATGATGGGAAGAGAAGTCGATGGAGAAGAAAAGTCTGATAATGGAGAAGTCACTATTAAAAGTCCAGTTGGAAAGTACAAACAACTGACGCAAGAGGATTGGGACGAGTTTGTTAAGCAGCGCATGACTGCTGATTTTCAGGTTAGTGTTTTTTTCTTTATTCAAATGATTTTTCAGCTCTCCAGACATCATCCTGCACAGACTATTCTTTTCTGAAGTTTTGTCTGACCATGTTGTTTGTTAAGCCAAATACTCAGATTCTGAGCAGGGAAATTCACTTTGCAGATGCTGCAAATGCAAAATGTTATGTACGATGACACTATTTCTACCTTTTATGGATAAGAAAAAAAATCAACGGTACTTAAGATAGCAATAGGGTTGATGGGAATCAATCGTTGTGAGGACCATATTTCTTCCTGCTTTAACATATATTTCGCTTCACATAGTTGGAATCATGGAGGGAtctctttcttttctttatttGTTGTCCATTATTCCTTTTTTTACTTTTACTCTTTGAGTTTATCCAAATTGGCGAGTCTTTTGGTTTCTCTAGTCACATCTGTTTCCCTCCCCTTACCTTCCATGCTTCCTTCCTTCTTCCCCTTCACCTTGGATATTCAAACTACTAGGGTTGACTTTAGTTTGGAAGTTACTTCTGTGTGAATGCTAATCTTACTGGCACAATCCCTTTACTCAACTTTATTGACTTAAGTACTAATAATCTTGTAGGGTTTGTTCCCAACTCAATTGGGAAGCTTAAGAACCTTAAAGATTTGATCTTGAACTCCAATCAACTCACTGGTGGTATCCCAGTTGAGGTTGGTGATTGTCTTGCATTAGAAAATCTGTTCCTTTTTGATAATAACTTCAATAGTGAACTCCCAACTGAGTTGGGAAAACTTATAAATCTTTAAACTTTAAGGGCAGGTGGAAATAAGGATCTCTCAGGGAGTATCCCAAAAGAGTTGGGTCAGTGTCAGGAGAAATCCCACCTGAGTTAGGTAACTGTTCTGAGCTTGTGAATATATATCTTTATCAGAATAGTCTGTCTGGTTCAATACCAAAAGAGCAATTTTCAAGCGTCTCAGGAACAAAACCCTTAATCCTGCTAACCTACCCAACTCATTGTGAAGATTGTAGTATTTAATGAATGAAAATCTCAAGAAATAAGGTTTGAGGTGGGCTGAGAAAAGGTACGGAATCCACTGTCACAAGTTGTTGGCTAGAACTAACAGATGAGATAGGACAGTGCAATCTGCATTATGGTCTTAGTTTTCTTGATTTTTCAAATAATCGCCTTTCCGGGTCAATCCCAAATGAGATAGGACAGTGCAAAGCCTTACAGATGCTGAACTTGGGTAATAACACTCTCAGAGGACCGATTCCAAAACACCTAACATCTTACTACTTTATGCATTTTTAGTTCTTGTGGCTGCACTAATACCTTCAGCCATGTGTTTGTTGTTGACGAGATCATAAAACATAAGCCAGCAGTTAGCATTCGTTTACTTATGTTCTAACATTTTGGTCATATTTTGGATTCGCTTTTTTATAGGAAAAGAGAAAAAAGGCTCAAAACGCCCAGAAGCATAATGTACATCAACATTATTTGGGAAGAGCCGGGTATGTAGGCAAGCAAGATAAATGGTATGTAGAAGAACTTAAGAAAGAGACAGAGAATCAACCTAATGCAGATCACGCTCTTACACAGAAAGCGGTAGTGGACCGTCTTAGTGATAGAGGTTATGCTTGGATCAAAGCACATACCCCGCCAACTACTGCTGAGCCTCCATCAGAATTACAAAAAGTTGTTGATGAATATGTAAGTTCATTCTAAACAAATTAATATCTTTTTCTTATCACTTCAGTAAATATGTTAGTGTGTGCATTATTATCGCATTGTACCATTTTTCCTTAATAATAGGGGATTTGGAAGGAAAAAGAGGAAGAAGGGGAGTTTGTTCCTTCTAGATTTGAGGAAACCAGAGCACTCAGGGAGAACGAGAGGAGTTGGCGGCTCTGTTGGTCTCCAAACTTATTTTGGAAAACCAGTGAGTCGAGATAATCGTGGAAAGCAGTATACAGATGATGACATCAAGTTGCTTATTGAGAAGGCGAAGAGTGAAGCTATGGAGCAAATGAATACACTGATGGAAAAGAAAATAGCTAAAGCTTTGAGAAATGGTGGGAAAATGTTATTATCTAATGCTACTTTGGAGAATTTGCCAAAGAATCATTCTCCTGATGAACATGATAATAGTAGTTATCATTCAACTCATCTAAGCGACCCATTCATCGAATTAAAGGTAAGTTATCGTCAAAAATTATTTATACAAAAACTATTTAAATAGTAGTAGAATTTGTTTATTACTGAATTTTTGTGGTTCAACCCAACA is a genomic window containing:
- the LOC141627779 gene encoding uncharacterized protein LOC141627779, which produces MLGMDRNWMYGKRDFYFLKRLDEFISHAVAHQKQHGDEEHLICPCSVCKNRKKVSCAKELRNHLAMKGFKPDYHVWIWHGEKEYDMQGTSNALNQGTKFDNVDEFEMHGLDFNDIAINVDNDNDDSQDKDNNVEGENIDRMMDDLERDFIECPEIFQRVVDDSKKPLYPGCSKFTRLSAVLKLYTLKAANGWSDKSFTAILKLLSEIDLDEYPRCKAARYKIKAGDKKKGSPIKTLCYLPIIPRFIRFFANPKDAEYIVRHHEERNKDGKLQHVADAPQWRTIDRTFPDFGGEPRNLRLGLCTDEINPFGTLSTQHSSWPVMLIIYNLPPWLTTKSKYILLTLLISGPKQPGNDIDVYLAPLIDDLKLLWNVGVRVLDAASGSHFQMRAMLYCTINDFSAYRNLSGYRLKTDKGCPVCGHDTETFIWLEKSNFVARSSSETCGL